A region of the Lysobacter sp. K5869 genome:
TCAGCGGCGCCGACGCGGCCGCCAAGATGGCGGCCGGCGCGAGTCTGGTGCAGGTCTATTCGGGTCTGGTCTATCGCGGCCCGGCCCTGATCGGCGAATGCGTGGACGCGATCCGCCGGCGCAAGGAAGCCCCCAGCCGCGGCCACGTGCCGCCGCAGATTTGAACGCTTCCGTCCCAGCCGCTTTCCGAGCCGCCGTCATTCCGCGTCCCAACCCCACCGCCAAGCCGCCGCGCGCATGAATCCGAACGTCCGCATCGTGCGCGATGCGCCGCTGCAAACCCGCAACACCTTCGGCGTCGCCGCGCGCGCGCCGTGGCTGGTCAGCGTCGACGACGCCGACGCCCTGCCCGAGGCGCTGGCCGCGCCGCCGCTGCGCGACGGCCTCGCCCTGGCCATCGGCGGCGGCAGCAATCTGCTGTTCGCCGGCGACCCCGACGGCGCCGTGCTCGAACTCAGCGGCCGCCGCGTGCGCGCGATCGAGGACGACGGCGAGCGCGCGATCCTGCGCGCCGACGCCGGCGCGGTCTGGCACGGCTTCGTCATGCAGTCGCTGGCCGACGGTTACGCCGGCTTGGAGAATCTGGCGCTGATCCCGGGCACCGTCGGCGCCTCGCCGATCCAGAACATCGGCGCCTACGGCGTGGAAGTGCGCGAGTTCGTGCACGCGGTGGACGCCTATGAGCCGGCCACCGGCCGGTGGCATCGCTTCGACAACGCCGCCTGCGCCTTCGCCTACCGCGACAGCCTGTTCAAGCGCGAAGCCGACCGTTTTCTGATCACCGCGGTCGAGTTCGCGCTGCCGCGCCGCGCCGCGCTCAAGCTCGACTACGCCGGCATCGGCGACGAGCTGGCCGCGCGCGGCATCGACGCGCCGACGCCGCTGCAGGTCGCCGAAGCGGTGATCGCGATCCGCCAGCGCAAGCTCCCGGACCCCGCCGTGCTCGGCAACGCCGGCAGCTTCTTCAAGAACCCCATCGTGCCCGCGGCGCAAGCCGAAGCCTTGCTCGCGCAGCATCCGGCGATGCCGATGTTCCGCGGCGACAGCGAGGCCACGCGCAAGCTTTCGGCCGCGTGGCTGATCGACGGCTGCGGCTGGAAGGGCCATCGCGACGGCGACGCCGGCGTGTCGGCCGCGCACGCGCTGGTGCTGGTCAACCACGGCGGCGCCAGCGGCGCGCAGTTGCTCGATCTGGCCCGGCGCATCGCCGACTCGGTGCGCGCACGCTTCGGCGTGGCGATCGAACCCGAACCGCGCATCGTCGGCGCGCGCTGGTGAGCGCCGGGGCGCCGGTTTCGCCTCCCGCCCCGACGCAGCCGATGCGCGCCGCCGGCCTGATGCTGGCGAGCACCTTGAGCTTCGGCGTCATGGCCATCGCCATCCGTCTGGCCTCGCAGTCGCTGCACACCTTCGAGGTCGCGTTCTTCCGCAATATGTTCGGCTTGCTGGCGGTGCTGCCGCTGCTGCTCAGCGCGCGCCGCGCCGAACTGCGCACGCGCCAGTTGCCCAAATATTTCGTGCGCTGCGCGATCGGCATCGTCTCGATGCTGTGCGGGTTCTGGGCCATCGGCCATCTGCCGCTGGCGCAGGCGATCTCGCTGACCTACTCCACGCCGATCTTCGTCACCATCGCCGCGGCGCTGTTCCTGCACGAACAAGTGCGCGCGCGGCGCTGGGCCGCGGTCGCGGCCGGCTTCGTCGGCGTGCTGGTGATCGTGCGGCCGGGCTCGACCGAGTTCTCCATCGACAGCCTCGCCGCCTTGGCCGCGGCGGTGTTGGGCGGGGTGATCTCGATCCAGATCAAGCAGCTGTCGAAGGTCGATTCGGCCAACACCATCGTGCTCTACACCTATGCGTTCTGGGTGCCGATGTCGCTGATTCCGGCCCTGCTCGTGTGGCAGTGGCCGCAGGGCGTCGCCTGGGTGTGGATCGTCGCGGCCGGCGTGTTCGGCACCGGCGGGCAGGTGCTGTGGACGCATGCGCTCAAGCTCGGCGAGGTGTCGGCGCTGACGCCGATCAGCTTCGTGCAGTTGCCGCTGGTGTCGATCGCCGGGTGGCTGTGGTTCAACGAAAGCCTGGATCGCTACACGGTGATCGGCGCGGCGATTATTCTCGGGTCGAATGCGTACATCGCGCATCGCGAAGCGTTGCTGGCGCGCAAGCGGGCGTCGGCGGCGGCTACGGCGGGGGCGGTGCCTGGGGAGTGAGGCGCGGCGTTCGGCGAGTGGGGCGGTGTAGGCGATTTTCGACGTCGTCGGGTTGGCGCGGTCGCGGCTCGCGCCGCTCCTACAGTCAGACGCGAACCGGCCGAAGCCCCTGTAGGAGCGGCGCGAGCCGCGACCGCGACACCGCAAACCACGACGAAATCTCCCCCAAGACCGCTCCCGCGCACCCGCATCACGCATCCGCCTTGATTCGCGGCACATCGGCGCATTCGTCGATGTCGGTCACATGCTGCAGCGCACGAACCCGCATCGCGCGGGGCCCGCTTGCGTGACGCGCAGCGGGGCAAAAACGGTCAGCGGCGGCCACATTCGCGGCCAATCTGCCCCGTCGCGGGAAATCGCCGCCAAGGCCGATTGACCCGTCATCTCCCCGCCGTTATCCAGACGCTGCAGTACGGAGAGGAACCGGCCGCGCGCACGCCCTAGCACGCGCCGGATGCGCGTTTCGCTCTGCCTTCATGACGATCACAGGAGAGTTCTCATGGCCGCATTGAGCCGATACGTCGCCGTCGCCCTGGTGGGCGGCGCCGTCGCGTTTTCCAGCCTGCCCTCGCAGGCCGAGCAGGGCGATTACGGATTTTTCCAAACGCTGCGCAACCTGTTCTCGCCGCCCAAGGCGGACAACAAGGTGCAGCCGCAGCAGCGCACCGGCAGCTATCCGCTGCTGAGCCGCGACACCGCGCGCGCCGACGGTTTCGACCCGGCCGCGTACTACCAATGGCAGACCGTGCAGCTGCCGGCGGAAACCGGCGCGATCTGCGGCAACGGTTCGCCGTACAAGATCTTCGTCAACCGCGTTCCCAACACCACCAACACCATCATCTACATGGAAGGCGGCGGCGCGTGCTGGGATTACGCCAGCTGCACCGGCGCCACCGGCGTGCGCGGCGCGCGCAATCCCAACGGCGTGCCCGACGACTACATGAAGCTGCTCAACCCGGGCGCGAGCCTGGTCAGCCCCTTCGTCACCCGCGTCAGTCCGTTCGACGCGGTCAAGACCCAGGGCTGGAACATGGTCTACGTGCCCTATTGCACCGGCGACATCTACAGCGGCGACAAGGTCGCGGTGTACGACGATCCCAGCGGACAGAAGCCGCCGCTGGTGTGGCACCACAACGGCCTGCGCAACAGCCGCGCGATCATTTCCTGGCTCAAGGACAACCTGCCGCGGCCGGCGCAGATGCTCAACACCGGCTGCAGCGCCGGCGGCGCCGGCAGCCTGATTTCCTACGACACCTTCCGCACCGACATCGCGCCGACCAACGGCTTCCTGATCGACGACTCCGGCCCGATCTTCCCGACGCCCAAGAACGGCAACCCGGCCGAGTATCCCTCGCAGCCGCTGATGACCAAGATCCGCGACGTGTGGGGTCTGGACGCGCCCAACGGCCCGCTGCAGTTCCTCGCCGCCGGCCTGCCGCAGATGGATCTCAACGAACTGGGCTCGATCTATCCGGCGCTGGCCAACAAGCACCGCGGCGACCGTCTCGGCCAGACCCACTTCTGGCAGGATCTGAACTACTCGTCGTATTCCTACGAGCGTTTCCACGACGACATCCAGCAAGCGCCGAACCAAGCGGCGAAGGAAGCGTTGATCCACGCCAAGTGGGGCGCCGACACCCAGCGCCTGTCCGCGCGGCTCAACGGGCTGGACAACTTCGGCGGCTACTTCCCGCAGTACCGCGCGCTCAACGAAAGCCACTGCACCACCATCGTCGATTTCAAGAACGGCGACGTGCAGGCGCAGAACCTGGAGTTGAAGAGCTTCATCGACTCGGTGCTCGACGGCAACGGCAAGGTGCTCGACGCCAGCGAGACCAGCGACGCGGCCGACAAGGCCAAGCCGTTCAACTTCTTGTACTGGCTGGTCGATCAGCTGATCTGAGCGGAACGACGGCATGAAGCGAAACACCGTCATGCTGGGTCTGGCCCTGACCGTCGCGGCGTTGGCCGCGGCGGTCAGCCTGGGCTGGCATCCGTTCGACGCCGGCCGCGCCGCGGCGGCGCCGCTCGCGCAAGCCGGCGACGGCGCCGACGGCGGCGCCGCCTTGCCCTCGATGCTGGCCACGCCGCAGGGGCGGCAATTCCAGCAGCGCCGGCAATTCCAGGACGAGGCCAAGCGTTTCTTCAGCGATGCCAAGACCCTGGGACCGGCCGAGCGCGAACGCCGCGCGCAAACCTTGCGAGCGCAGATCGATCGCTACGAACAGGCCGACGAGTTGTCGGCCGGCGAAACCATGCTGCTGCGCGTGGGCTTGATCCAGGCCACCGTGCCCGACGAGGCGCAGCAGGCCTTGATGGTGCAGCGTCTGGCCCAGCAGTACCGGGCTCAGGCGCGCGCGCGCGAGCAGGCGTGGGTCGAACAGCAGGCGCACGATCCGAAGTTCCAGGCCTACAAGCGCAGCGAAGCGCAGATCGTGGCCGAGACCCTGAAGATGCAGCGGTTTCCCGACGGGCTGACCCGCGACGAGTATCTGCGCCGGCGTCTGCAGGCCGAGCGCGAGCGCATTTATCGCTGAGAGGATGGGGAGCGGCTTGAGAGTCGCTCCCCTGCTCCGCTCACGCGCCCGAACGACGCGCGCCGAATCCAGTTCGCCAAGAACGCGCGAACGCCGAACATCGCGCGTTCGATGCGCGCCGCGCTCGCGGACGCTGCGCCCTCACTCGTCCTCCGCCAACACCACCCGGTTGCGCCCGCCGCGCTTGGCCGCGTACAGCGCCTGATCGGCGCGCGCGAACGTCGTTGCGCTCTCCTCGCCGGCGCGGTAACCGGCCAGCCCGATGCTCACCGTCAGCGGCAGCCCGATCGGCAGGTTGGCGATGGCCTCGCGCACGAACTCGCATTGCAGCAGCGCCTGATGCAGCGGCGCCTCGAACAGCATCAGGAACTCCTCGCCGCCGTAGCGCGCCACGCTGTTCGGCCCGGCCGAATACAGCCGCAGCGTATCGGCGACCGCTTGCAGCACGCGGTCGCCCTCGGCGTGGCCGTGGACATCGTTGATGGTCTTGAAGTGGTCGATGTCGAGCACCGCCACTTGCAGCGGCGCGGCGCTGTGGCTGCGCGCCACCGCCTGTTCCAGCGCCAGCGCGAACGCGCGCCGGTTGGGCAGGCCGGTCAGCGCGTCGGTGCGGGTCAGCGCGGTGAGGTCGGCATTGCTGGCTTGCAGCGCGGCGTGGCTGGCTTCCAACTCGCCCTGGTAATCGAGCAGGCGGCGCTCGTACCACTCGCTTTCCTGCAACTGCCGCGCCAGCGCGTGGCTGACCCGGCGCAGTTCCATCGCGCGCGAGGCCTGCCGCGACAACGCGGTCAGCGCTTTTTGCTGATGCGCGGGCAATTGGCGCGGTTTGGTGTCGATCACGCACAAGGTCCCGAGCGCCTCCCCATCCGGCGTCACCAGCGGCGCGCCGGCGTAGAAGCGGATGTTGGGGTCGTCGGTGACCAGCGGGTTGTCGGCGAAGCGGGCGTCGTCGCGCGCGTCGGGCACGACCAGGGTGCGGTCGGGGGTCAGGATGGCGTGGGCGCAGAACGCCAGTTCGCGCGGGGTTTGCTCCGCGCCCAGGCCCAACCGCGCCTTGAACCACTGGCGCTGCTCGTCGATCAGGCTGACCAAGGCGATCGGCACGTCGCAGACCGCGGCGGCGATCGCGACCAGATCGTCGAAGTCGCGCTCCGGCGGCGTGTCGAGGATGTCGTAGCGGCGCAGCGCGTCCAGGCGCTGGGCTTCGTTGGCGGGCGTGGCGGGTTTTTGCACGGCGGTGTCCGGACGGTGACGGTCGCGATCGAAGTGACGGTCGGCTGCCAAACGGCGCGGCCGCGCGCGCGGCCTGCGCCGGCAGTCTAGCAAGCGCGGGGGCGGCGTCCGCAAGCCGGCGCGCGCGGCCGCGTCAAGCGCCGGCGGGCGTCGGTCCGCCAAGCGGCGATGGCGGTCACAGCCGCGACGCGACGCGGGCACGGCGCGGTTTCCTTCGCCTGCAATGTCGCGCCGATAGACTCGCGTGCGCGTACCGCGATGCGGCGCGCGGCGGCCATGGCGAGGGAGGCAAAGGGTGCAGGTGGAAACCAACGATTACGTCGAGCTCAAGCACGAGATCCTCGACGGCATGCGCAGCTTCATGGAGGACGTGGCCCAGGACGGCGCCGACGCCGGCTACGGCGCGGCCGAGATCGACGAATGCGAGCGCATCCTCGAAGGCTTCCTGGCCAGCCTGCGCAACGCCGCGGGCGACGGCGAACGCGTGCCCTCGCGCGCGGCGCTGGACCGCACCGCGCGCGCGGCGGTCGAGCAGACGGTGCGCGCGCTCAACGCGCTCAACGCGCGCTGCCGCTACAACCTGATCGAGACCGACCAGCGCGAAGGCCTGTGCGAGTTGATCCGCGGCGCGCTCGCCGAAATCGGCGCGCTGCGCGGGGTGGAAGATCCGACCGAGCCTTGGCGCGAGTGGTGAAGCCGCGCGCGAGCGCGACCGGCGCGATCCGCGCCGCGAGGCGGCGAACGCGCCGGGCGCGACGCTCGCGGCGATAAAAAAACCGGGCCCGCGAACGGGCCCGGTCGTATCTCCGGCAGCCGTGCGGCCGCCCTACCCGCTTCGTCCCCACGGCCGGCCCGCGCGCGGGCCGGCCGCGCGAAGACTCAGCGCACGCTTTCGCTATCGCCCACCGGCGCGGCGCTGCCGGTGACCACCGCGGTCGGCTTGGGCGCGTCCGGCGTCGCCGGGGCCGGCACCGACACCGCGATCGGCAGATGCAGCGTCGGCGACTTGCGCGTCAGCAGCGGCTTGAGCTGCAACTGGCCGAAGTGCCAGCTGCCGTCGGCCGCGTACTTGCGGCTCAGCACGATCACGTTGATCGGCGTGGTCGCACCGCGCACCGAGGCGAACACCGGCGGGAACGCGATGCCGTCCACGCCCTGCACCTGCGCCAGCCACAGCTCCGGCTGGCGCTGGGCGTGGCGGAAGCTGCGCTTGAACGTGCACGCGTTGGCGCAGGCGCTCTGCTCCATGCTGGCCAGATTGAGCGCGGCCGGATCGCCGCCGGCGGCCGGATCGGCGGCCTGATAACGCGCCGTGGTCTCGTTGAGCACCAGCCCCGCCTTGACCGCCTGATCGACCTGGATCCGGCCCGAGCCGGTGTCGAACGGATCGGCCGGGGTGACGCCGTCCTCGCGGAACACTTCCTGCTTGGCGGTCATCATCAGCGCCGACTTGATCTCCGGCGCGGTCAGGTCCGGGCGCGCCTGACGCAGCAGCGCCGCCGCGCCGGCCTGATGCGGCGAGGCCATCGAGGTGCCGCTGAGCAAGCCGACCAGATTCTCGCTGCCGCTGATCGTGGTGCCGGCCAACACCGCCAACACGCTGACGCCCGGCGCGGCGACGTCGGGCTTGATCAGATTCAAGCCGGTGGCCGGGCCGCGCGAGCTGAAGGCCGCCAGCACGTCGGGCGTGTTCGGGATCGGCGTCGGCGGATAGCCGATGCCGCCGGTGGACACGTTGCCGTTGCCGGCCGCGAAATCGCGCAGCGCGTTGCTGTCGTCCTGGCTGGCCAGGAACACCGGCACCGTCGTGCCCGGCACGCTCGGCGTCGCGCCGGTGACCTGATTGTTGGCGATGACCACCGCGACCGCGCCGGCGGCGGCGGCGTTGTTGACCTTGATCGAGAAGTTGCAGGTGCCGCGGCGCACCACCGCGATCGCACCGCTGAAGCTGCCGGCGGGGAACGCGGCGCAACCGTCGGCGGCCGTGTCGATGCCGGCGCTCACGCGCACCGGCGTGGTCGGCGGAATCGACGCGGAGAACGCGACGCCGCCGGTGCCTTCGGTGAGCAGGACCGCCTGCAGACCCGACGGCACCGTGCCCGGGCCGGTGATCTGCAGCAGCGAGGCGAAATCGCCGCGGCCGTGCGTGGTCGCCGCGGTGGTCGAGGTCCACGGCTGGCGATGGCCGGTGGTGCTCGGGCCGGGGCCGCTGTTGCCGGCCGCGGCGGCGATGAAGATGCCGGCGTCGGCGGCGTTGAGGAAGGCCAGCGAGACCGCTTCGCCCCACGGATTGGCGCCGCCGCCGATGGAGTAATTGATCACGTCCACGCCGTCGGCGATGGCTTGATCGATCGCCGCCACCGCCGACACGTTCGGACACAGGCCTTGGCCGGTGGCGATGTTCGTGTAGCAGATGTCGTAAGCGATGATGTTCGCGTGCGGTGCGACGCCGGAGATGCGGATGTTGCGGCCCTTGAAGTTCGCGGTCCAGGCGTTGCCGGCCGCGGTCGAAGCGGTGTGGCTGCCGTGGCCGTTGGTGTCGCCGAAGCCGGGTTCCTCGCGGATGCCGGGCACGCCGCAGGCGCCGGCCGGTTCGCCGCAGACGAAGTCCCAGCCGCCGATCAGCTTGTCGTTGCAGCGGCCTTCGTCGACGCCGCCGGGCGCGCACGTGCCCAGATAGTGGCCGGTGCCGTTCGGATTGACGTGGTGATAGCCGGTGTCGTCGACCGCGGCGAACGCCGGGCTGCCGAAGTTGATGCCGGTGTCGAGGATGCCGACCACCACGCCCTCGCCGCGCCAGCGCCCGGGCTTGGCGTTCCACAGTTCCGGCGCGCCGATCAAGGTCGGGCCGACGTCGGTGGCGACCGGATACTCGTGATACGCCTCCACCAGCGCCACGCCGGGCAGCTTGGCCACGCGCGCGGCTTCGCTCGCGCTCATCTGCGTCACCACGCCGTTGACCGCGTGGCGCAGGCGCCGTTCGACGTTGAGCGGACGGCCGATCGCGGCATTGATGCCGCGTTCGTGGGTGCGCTGCGCGCCGTCGAGATAGCTCAGGTATTTGCTGGCTTGCGCGCTGCGCACGTCGATGCGCGCGGTGCCGCCGCCGGCGGCGCGGGCGGCGTCGCTGTTGGCGTTCTGCGCGCCGGCGATGCGCTGCGGCGCGGCCAGTCCGGCCACTTCGCCGTTGTAGCTGCTCAGCGGCGCTTCGTTGTACAGCACCAGATAGCGTTCGCCGCGATGATCGGCCGCGGCGCGTTGCGGTGCGGGTGCGCCGCCGACGGCGGCGGCGCTCGGGTTCGCATTGTCGTCGCGCAAGCCGCTGACGGCGGCCGCGGCGGCGAGCGCCGTCAATCCGGTCAGGCCGAGCGCGATGGCGAGGGTCAGACGGTTTTTGGCTTTGAGGTGGTTTGCATTGGGCATCGAGAGGTCCTCCACGTATCGTTCGCGAAGAAACCGCCCCACGCCTGTCCCCTGTTCACAGGCACGTCGCGGTTCGAGGTCGGGCCAGGGAGGGATCGCCGTGATCGAGCGTCGTCCGTGAACCGATGCGCTCGCTACCACGCATCGGCCGATCGCTCCTGCCACCGTGCCCGCGCACTCACCGTGCCGGGCCGAACCTTCCTACCCACGCCGAACACTGCAAGAGGCGGGAAGATTTCGGCGTGATCATGCGCACAAATCGCATTCGGTTACAGAGGCATCGGCGGCATGTTGCGCGATTGAAACTTCACTTGGCTAAACCGCCGCGACCGCGCTACGCACTGTGCGCTTGCGAATGGTGGATGCGCGTGGATTCAGTTTCGTAACGATGTGCGACGGCTCGACGTCGGTTGCGCGCGCGTCGTTGCGGACAAAAAAACGGCGCCCCGCGGGGCGCCGTCGTTTCGATGCGGCGCCGTCGCGGCGCCGCATCGTCGTCGTTGTCACCAACCGAAGCCCAAGCCCACGCCGGCCGAGCTTTCGCTGTCGCTGAACGCGCCGCCGACGGTGAAGGTCGCGCGGTCGCTGATCGCGCGCTGATAACCGATCGACAGCGCTTGCTCGCCGCCCTGGAAACCGGCGCCGACCGCGACGCGGTTCTGCGTGCGCAGGCCCGAGGCGCTGGCCGACATCTGCACCATCGCCGCGGTCATCGCGCCCATGCGGTCGATGCGCTGATCCTGCTTGCGCAGCTTCCATTCCATGTCGTCGCGCAGACGGTTGATCGCCTCGGTCGGCGCGGCCAGCATCTGGTTCACCCGCGAATCGGTGTAGGCGTTGGCGCTGCGCAGCGTCGCGGCGTCGCCGGCCTGGACCTGGCCGACGTTGGCCGCGTCGGTCGAAGCGGTGCCGTTGGCGACGTTGGCCACGCGCGTGCCGCCGGCGCCCTGCAAGGTCATGGTGCTCTTGGAGGCGTCGTCGTAGTTGGCCGACAAGGTCGAGCCCGGGCCTTGCGGTCCCTGCGGACCGGTCGGGCCTTGCGGGCCGGTCGGACCGGCCGGGCCCTGGGGCCCCGCCGGAATCGCCGCGACCTTGCCGTACAGATCGGTCAGGCGCCCGTCCACCGCGGCGAAGGCCGCGCCGACATCGCGATAGCTGCCGCCCTGGATCGTGTAGGTCGGCGCGACGAAGGTGCCGCCGGCGTAGCTGGCGCCGCCGCCGAGCGCACCGGCGAGGGTGTTGAGCTGCAGCACGTTGACCGCGTCGGTGTCGGCGGTGCCGGCGGCGAGGTTGATGAGCTGGCGCTCCGCGCCCGTCGCACCGATCGACACGGCATTGGCGCGGTCGCCGACCGAACCCGCGCCGAGCGCGACCGAGTTGGCGGCGCTGGCCGAACTGTTGGCGCCGATGGCGGTGGCGTTGTCGACGCTGGCCGCGCTCTGCGCGCCGAACGCCGCGCTGTTGGCGCCGCTGGCGCTGCTGCCGGCGCCGCCGGCGACGCTGAACTGTCCGCTGGCGCTGCTGCTGGAACCGAACGCCGCGGCGAAATCGGCGGTGGCGCTGCTGCCGTCGCCGATCGCGGCGCTGTTGGCGTTGGCCGCGTTGGCGCCGGCGCCGATCGCCGTGCTTTGCTCGCCCGCGGCGCTGCCGCCGGCGCCGATGGCCAGCGCGCCGGTCGCGCTGGCGCTGCTGCCGGCGCCGATGGCCGAGCTGAAATCGCCGCTGGACTGCGCGCCGGCGCCGATCGCCGTGCTTTGTTCGCCGCCGGCCGCGCTGGCGTTGCCGACCGCCGTGGCGCTGCCGCCGGCGGCGTTGCTGGCGGCGCCGATCGCCGCACTGCCGTTGCCGGCGGCGTTGGCGCCGCTGCCGCAGGCGATGGCGTCGGCGCCGGCAGCGGTCGCGCCGCCGTTGCTGACGGTGCCGGTGCCGTCGTCGACCTGGCAGGTGTCGCCGGCCCAGGCGTAACCGGTCGCCAGCGACAGCGCCACGGCGAGAAGCGTCTTGTGCAGAGTACTCAAAGGGGTTTCTCCAGAATTCGGGTTGTCGGGCAGCCGCCGCGCGGGAACGCCGCGCGGCCGCGACTGCGAATGCGTTGCCGAAGCAAGCGAACGCGCCGCGACGGCGGCGCGCGCAACGCAACGGCACTGCCGTTGCGCTGCGCGGCCGGATCGCCGGAGCGCGCGCGGCGCCGTTACGGCGCCGAGGTCACGGTGAGCTTCACCGGCATGGCCACCTTCGGCTGCGTGGCGTCGTTGCTGGCGACGCAGACGTAGCCCGAGTAGCTGCCGGGCGCGAGACCCGCGGCGCTGATCTGCACCTGGGTGTCGTAGCCGCCGTTGCCGGCGATGCGGCCGAAGGCGCGGTTGGGCGCGCCGACCCAGGTCGCGCCGCAGGCGTTGGAGCCCTGCATCGCGTAGGCCAAGCCGGCGTGCTCGTTGTCGGCCTCCCAATCGCCCGCGCCGTTCTGGTCGAGTCCGATCAGGCGGTACTGGCCATCGCCGTCGAGCGAGCCGAACCAGGCCCAGCCGGTGGCCGAGGGCGCGCGCGCCGACACCATCAGCCAGTAACGGCCGGCCGGCAGGTTCGCCGCTTGCCCGGCCGCGGCCAGATTCAAGCGGATCGTGCCGGCCTGGACGGTGACGCCGGCCGAGGTCTGGCTCGCGCGGTAGCTCCACACCGCCAGATTGGGCGTGGTCTCCGAGTTGCCTTCGGGGTTGCCGTTGACGTCGCGGAAGATCGACCAATCCAGGTTCTGCGAGGCCAACGCGCCGCCGCCGATCACGAAGCCGTTGGCGACGATGCTGGTGATGCTGGTCGCATCGCTCAGCACGAAGTCCTCCGCGGCGAGCGAAGCGCGTCCGGCCTGAGCCGCATCGGTGAAGCGCGTGGCGTAGTAGCCGCGACGGTTCGGATTGGTCCCCTGCACGACCAGGGTGCGGCCGCCCGAGCCGGTGTTGTCGATCTGGTAGTCCAACGAGCCGCCGCCGATGTTGCGGATGCGGAAGTTGGCGCTGCCGGTGCCGCCGGCCGGGACGCTCAAGGCGACTTGCGCCGGCTCCAACGCCAGCTTGGCCGGCTGCAGCGCCACCGCGATCGGCAGACGCAGCGTCGGCTGCGCGGTATCGCCGCCGGACGGCGCCAACACCAGCTTGCCGTAGGCGAACGCGCCGCTGGCCGGCAGCGAGCTGCCGCTGACGGTGACCTTGACCTGCTTGCTCTCGCCCGGGTTCAAGGTCAGCAGCGACGGCGTGACCAGCGCGCTGACCCCTTGCGCCTTGACGCTCCAGGTCTGGCGCGTGGTCAAGGCGTTGCGGAAGGTGCGGGTGAAGCTGCACGAGCCGATGCAGTTGAACTTGCCCAGGCTGGCCAGGTTGAGCGCCGAAGGATTGCCGCCGGCCGCCGGATCGGCGGCGAGGAAGTTGGCCTTGGTCTCGTTGAGCAGCAGGCCGGCCTTGATCGCCTGATCGATCTGGATGCGGCCGGCGCCCATCGACAGCGGGTCGGCCGGAGTCACTTCGTCTTCTTTGAAGATCTCCTGCTTGGCCGTCATCATCAGCGCCGACTTGATCTCGGCCACGCTCCAGTTCGGACGCGCCTGACGGATCAACGCGGCGGCGCCGGCCTGATGCGGCGAAGCCATCGAGGTGCCGCTGTCGAGATCGACGAGGTTCTCGTTGCCGGTGAGCGTGGTGCCGGACTTCACCGCCAGGATGTTGACGCCCGGCGCGGTCACGTCGGGCTTGACCAGATCGTAGGCGCCGGCCGGGCCGCGCGAGCTGAAAGCGGCCAGCACGTCGGGCGTGTTCGGCAGCGGCGTGGGCGGATAGCTGATGCCGGCGGTGGCGGTGTTGCCGCTGCCGTTGCCGAAGTCGCGGATCGCGTTGCCGGTGGACAGCGGCACGCCGAACACCGGGATCGTGGTGCCGGTGACGGTCGGCGAGATCGCGGCCTCGGCGTTGTTGGCGATCAGCACCGCGCGCGCGCCGGCGGCGGCAGCGTTGTTGACCTTGATGACGAAGCTGCAGGTGCCGCGGCGGATCACCGCGATCGCGTTCTGGAACGTGTTGGCCGGGAACGCGGCGCAACCGTCGCTGGCGGTGTCGATGCCGGCGCTGATGCGCAGCGGGGTGTCGTTGGGCAGCGCGGCGGCGAAGGCGGTGCCGCTGTTGCCTTCGACCAGTTGGATCGCCTGCAGCGCCGGCGGCACCGCG
Encoded here:
- a CDS encoding S8 family serine peptidase, which translates into the protein MQKMLKRSSIALGIAAVAAIAGASVMNLGGGASSAPVGGAPAPAGKAGKSVGEYERYIVVYREAPLSTYQGDVQGLPAPQRLAEVAGARGAGANGARIDVHSAAARSYVSYLDRVQASHERKIDGLLGRRMHVQHRLRHALNAVVTELTPAEAARIARLPEVSMVSPDRLLPLATDVGPQLIGAPALWNATPTGFRGEGVVVGVLDTGINFGSPSFAAVDDSGYHHINPLGAGTYLGTCAPGGVDEGRCNDKLIGGYDFVCGAPGQACDKTGIREEPGFGDTNGHGSHTASTAAGNARTANFKGRDIRISGVAPHANIVAFDVCYTTISTGQGSCPSSSSARAVDQAIADGVVDVLNFSVGGGDSPWGDPVSLAFLNATDAGIFVAAAAGNDGPGAGTMSHNEPWVSTTAAAQHGRGAFALLMQVTGPGAVPPALQAIQLVEGNSGTAFAAALPNDTPLRISAGIDTASDGCAAFPANTFQNAIAVIRRGTCSFVIKVNNAAAAGARAVLIANNAEAAISPTVTGTTIPVFGVPLSTGNAIRDFGNGSGNTATAGISYPPTPLPNTPDVLAAFSSRGPAGAYDLVKPDVTAPGVNILAVKSGTTLTGNENLVDLDSGTSMASPHQAGAAALIRQARPNWSVAEIKSALMMTAKQEIFKEDEVTPADPLSMGAGRIQIDQAIKAGLLLNETKANFLAADPAAGGNPSALNLASLGKFNCIGSCSFTRTFRNALTTRQTWSVKAQGVSALVTPSLLTLNPGESKQVKVTVSGSSLPASGAFAYGKLVLAPSGGDTAQPTLRLPIAVALQPAKLALEPAQVALSVPAGGTGSANFRIRNIGGGSLDYQIDNTGSGGRTLVVQGTNPNRRGYYATRFTDAAQAGRASLAAEDFVLSDATSITSIVANGFVIGGGALASQNLDWSIFRDVNGNPEGNSETTPNLAVWSYRASQTSAGVTVQAGTIRLNLAAAGQAANLPAGRYWLMVSARAPSATGWAWFGSLDGDGQYRLIGLDQNGAGDWEADNEHAGLAYAMQGSNACGATWVGAPNRAFGRIAGNGGYDTQVQISAAGLAPGSYSGYVCVASNDATQPKVAMPVKLTVTSAP